AAATGACCAAAACATCATGTAAATGTGTGAAATCTGTGAAACAATAAAGACTAAGAAAAGCAAGTAAACAATACACAGCATAAATACGTATGCATACACACCTATATACTTAGATGTATCTGTGTTTCATAATAACAGAATGTTTGTAGAAGTCTATATATTCTTGAATTTTAAAGTGGTCATGATTTCATGCACATATAGTAACCATACctgatgaaaattaaaaaagaataaaaaattcttttcccCATTTATTTCTGAAGTTGTGTTTCTGCATCACACTCCTGTCTTCTGGTTCTCTCAGGGGATGAGGAAGGAACATGTGGGGGTGGAACCAGACCTCCCTGGAAGACTTCATCCTTCAAGGACTCTTTGATGACTCTTTCAACCacctttgtcttttcctcctgatCATGCTGGTGTTCCTTACTGCAGTGAGTGGCAACATCCTCACCATCCTCCTCATCTGCGCTGACCCCCATCTTCACACACCAATGTACTTCCTGCTCAGCCAGCTGTCCCTCATGGATCTGATGCATGTCTCCACAACCATTCCCAAGATGGCGACCAACTACCTGTCTGGGAAGAAGTCCATCTCGTTTGTGGGCTGTGCCACCCAGCACTTCGTGTACCTGTCTGTTGGTGGTGCAGAGTGTGTCCTCCTGGCTCTCAtgtcctatgaccgctatgttgCCATATGTCACCCCTTACGCTACACTGTGCTCATGAGCAGAAGAGTGGGAGTGATGATGGCTGTCATGTCATGGTTGAGTGCATCTGTGAACTCCCTAATCCACACATCCATCTTGATGAGCTTCCCTTTCTGTGGTTCCAGAATCATCCACCACTTCTACTGTGAGTATCCCGCTGTTGTGAAGCTGGTGTGTGGTGATGTCACTCTGTATGAGACCACAGTGTACATCTGCAGCGttgcccttctcctcctccccatcatTCTTGTCTCTACATcctatggattcattctgcaCAGTGTCATGCAGATACGCTCATCCGGGAGTAAGAGAAACGCCTTTGCCACGTGCAGCTCTCATCTCATTGTGGTTTCTCTTTGGTATGGTGCGTGCATGTTCTCCTATATGAGTCCCCGGTCCCAGCGCACTCCACTGCAAGACAAAGTTGGTTCTGTTTTCTATAGCATCATTACTCCTACCCTGAATCCCCTGATTTATACTCTCAGGAATAAGGATGTTGCCAAGGCTCTGAAGAGAGTGCTGAGGAGAGACATTGTTGCTTAGGGACTGCAATTGTAGTTGTCTGGATACAGTGCTGGGTAGAATATACTCCTTCCATTGATCGGGGGAAACACTATGACTTTTAAGATCCAGATTTCTGATGCTCTTTGAGGAGGACATgagtgaaaatttttatttatttatttatttaatttttttattgaaaaaaacttttccgcctcctccccgcctcccatttccctccccctcctcccgcccctctccccctcccccccactcctcttctcctccctctccagtcccaggagcagtcagggttccctgccctgtggaaagtccaaggtcctccccactccatccaggtttaggaaggtgaacatccaaactgtctaggctcccacaaagccagaacctgaagtaggatcaaaaccccgtgccattgtccttggcctctcgtcagctctcattgtccgccatgttcagagagtctggttttatcccatgctttttcagtcacagtccagctggccttggtgagctcccaatagatcagccccactgtctcagtgggtgtgtgcacccctcgtggtcctgccttccttgctcatgttctccctcctcctgctcctcgttaggaccttgggagctcagtccggtgctccagtgtgagcctctgtctctatctccatccattgctaggtgaaggttctatggtgatatgcaaatatacattagagtactactctgcggtaaaaaacaatgacttctcgaattttgcatgcaaatggatggaaatagaaaatactatcttgagtgagacaacccagacccaaaaagaagatcatgggatgtactcactcataattggtttctagccatggataggggccactttgtgatcctaaagaagctaaataagagggtgagcccaaggaaaaacatatagttatcctcctggctatgggaagtagacaaaattgccaggcaaaaaattggaatcttgggggtggggtgagatgggggtaaggggagatggggagagaaaagtgtgaaggagagcatggggggaacttgggaaaacgggatgattggggataaaggaaggttggataggggagcagggaaactcataccttagttaagggaaccacctaagggttggcaagagacttgaacttggggtggctaccagatgcccagggcaatgtccccagttagttccttgggcacctgaggatagggaacctgaaatgaacctatcctatagccatactgatgaatatcttgcatatcaccatagaaccttcatctagcgatggatggaaatagagacagagacccacactggagcaccggactgagctcccaaggtcctaatgaggagcagaaggagggagaacatgtacaacgaagtcaggaccacgaggggtgcacccacccactgagacagtagaACTGAAAAAATAATGAACGGTAGTGAAACAAGGGTCTTTTACATTTATTGTCTTTATTAATAGACAATAAATGGTTTAAAATAGGTAAACCATGCCAAAAGAGTGTCAAATTGGgtcactgtggtagtttgaatataattgtcCCCCACAGACTcaagtgtttgaatgcttgacctgTAAAGAGTGAACtgttaggaggtatgaccttgttggaggaagagctTCACTGTGTGCTCAAATAATGCCTTGTTTGGGGCcccttcacttcctgttgtctgtggatcaATTTGCAGAACTCGCAGCTCTGcttcagcaccatgtttgcctgcatgccaccttgtctgccatgacaataatggactaaccATCTGAAAAATGTAAGTCACCCCAATTTGATGTTTACTTTTATAAAAGTTGTCTctttcatggtgtttcttcacagcaatggaaaccctaactaagacacacagatTGCTTGTTACTGAAAGTGTGTAGATTAAAGCAAGTTTTAGAAGTAAGGGTGAATGTGGACCAGCAGGATGGTTCAAAATGAAAATGTGCTTGCTTCAAAGGTGCTGATAATTCACGTTTGATACTCAAAATGCACGCGGTCTGAGGGGGAGAAATGATTCCTGACAGCTGTTTGACTTCCTCATATATGCAATAGCATTCCCCCCATTTACAAagtaataaagaagaaagaatagatgATATGAAAGCCATATTTGTATTCTTTAAAGCTTGTTTTACGCAGTAGACAAGAATCCCgagaggggaggaggtgatggctcagtgggtaaagaaactTGCTGTCAAGCTTGGTGACATGATTTCAAGTCCTAGGACACACATGATGGAAGGTTGTCCTTCTACTTTTAAATCCACAAGACAGATGAAATTAATAACAGCTCATTCTCAGAGAAATGAATTCAGAGAGAATGAATaataattttgtgtatatatttttttgaggcagagtatcACCATGCTTCTTTGGCTGGTTGGCACTCAGTATGTAGATCAATTTGCTTGATCTCAGAGGTCAACTGGCTTTGACCTccagagtattgggattaaaggtatgtactactaTGCTTGatcatgttttgtttgttcttagtAAAAATGTGAAcgtatagtttttaaaatgtatattaaatcACACAGATGTTTACTGAGTGTTTGTCATTAGCCAAGTGCTTTGGTGGGTTTCTGGGATTTGTCTTTATAAAatctcccattcttttttttttattttttttattcttttttaattaaaatttccaccttctccccgtttcccatttcccttccctcctcccaaatattgccccctccccccagtccccttcccctatccccactcctcttctccttgtcacagtgggtgggtgcatccctcgtggtcctgctttccttgctcatgttctccctccttctgctcctcatttggaccttaagagctcagaccgttgctccaaactgagactctgtctctacctcgatccatcgccagatgaaggttctaaggtgatatgcaagatattcatcagtataggatagggtcatttcatgttccctctccttagttgcccaaggtaccagctggggagatctccctggacacctgctaacccctctagagtcaagtttcttgccaaccctaagatggctctcttagataggatatatacttcgctgctcccgtatcctcccttcctatatcccaaccatcctaatcccccgagctcctcccatcctccctttctcatgtttctcatcccatttcccctttgccccttgccacctcacccgcaagttcccagtttttgccctgcaatcttgtctacttcccctctccaggcggatgactatatgattttctttaggttcattttcttatttagcttctctaggatcacaaattatatgctcaatgtcctttatttatggctagaaaccgattatgagtgagtacatcccatgttcctctttttgggtctgggatacctcactcaggatagtgttttctatttccatccatttgcacgcaaaattcgagaagtcattgttttttaccgctgagtagtactctaatatgtatatattccacactttcttcatccattcctccattgaagggcatctaggttgtttccaggttttggctattacaaacaatgctgctatgaacatagttgaacagatacttttgtcatttgatggggcatctcttgggtatattcccaagagtggtattactggatcttggggtaggttgatcccaaatttcctgagaaatcgccacactgatttccaaagtggttgcacaagtttgcattcccaccagcaatgaatgagtgtgcccctttctccacaacctctccagcaaaggctatcattggtgtttttgattttagccattctgacaggtgtaagatggtatctcaaagttgttttaatttgcatttcccttatcgctaaggaggttgagcatgaccttaagtgtcttttggccatttgaatttcttctgttgagaattctctgttcagatcagtgccccatttttttattgggttcaatagccttttaaagtctagtttcttgagttctttatatattttggagatcagacccttgtctgttgcagggttggtgaagatcttctcccagtcagtgggttgcctttttgtcttagtgacagtgtcctttgctttacagaagctactcagtttcaggaggacccatttattcaatgttgtccttaatgtctgtggtgctggggataaacgtaggaagtgatctcctgtacccatatgttgtagagtacttcccactttttcttctatcaggttcagtgtgttcagactaatattgaggtctttaatccatttggacttgagttttgtgcatggtgatagatatggatctattttcattcttctacacgttgacaaccagttctgccagcaccatttgttgaagatgctctcttttttccattgaatacatttagctcctttatcaaaaattaggtgttcatatgtttgtgggttaaaatcagggtcttctactcggttccattgatcgacttctctgtttttatgccaataccaagctgttttcaatactgagactctgtaatagagtttgaggtcagggatggtaatgcctccagacgatcctttattatataagattgttttggctatcctgggttt
The Chionomys nivalis chromosome 3, mChiNiv1.1, whole genome shotgun sequence genome window above contains:
- the LOC130871379 gene encoding olfactory receptor 2AE1-like, producing the protein MWGWNQTSLEDFILQGLFDDSFNHLCLFLLIMLVFLTAVSGNILTILLICADPHLHTPMYFLLSQLSLMDLMHVSTTIPKMATNYLSGKKSISFVGCATQHFVYLSVGGAECVLLALMSYDRYVAICHPLRYTVLMSRRVGVMMAVMSWLSASVNSLIHTSILMSFPFCGSRIIHHFYCEYPAVVKLVCGDVTLYETTVYICSVALLLLPIILVSTSYGFILHSVMQIRSSGSKRNAFATCSSHLIVVSLWYGACMFSYMSPRSQRTPLQDKVGSVFYSIITPTLNPLIYTLRNKDVAKALKRVLRRDIVA